The DNA sequence caaaacatttgacccaggtgaaacaatttaaaggcaatgctaccaaatactaattgagtgtatgtaaacttctgacccactgggaatgtgatgaaataaataaaagctgaaataaataattctctctactattattctgacatttcacattcttaaaataaagtggtgatcctaactgacctaagacagggaattttactatgattaaatgtcaggagttgtgaaaaactgagtttaaatgcatttggctaaggtgtatgtaaacttccgacttcaactgtatgctccAGCACAAaataaatttaaaggcaatgttcctgtgtAAACGCTGCattatgtcggctcaatcagaatttacctttacatttcaatagCGCTAAAATGCTAAACTTCGGCGACACGCATTGAATCGAGCCCCTAGTCTATGGTTCTGTTTTGTGCCAGTAATTTTATTCAAATCCAGAAGTGATTTGTTctgattagtgtgtgtgtattccacAGGTCTTCCCATCCTCTCCTTCACACACATCAGTACCAACCTGTGTAAGTGGTGTGACTACTCCAGCCCTATCTGTGAGGACAGTGTGTGTTACACCAactgttccctctcctccttctgtaCTCTGACTGAAGAGATCTGCATTGCAATATGGTAAGTGTGAAGGTTTTCATCAAAGGACTATCACCCAAGTTCAAGTTTATTTGCCATATACAATATAATAAATGAGTCTTTCGCACCAGAGCTCTTGCTCTCACATTAAAAACAGCAAAAACATtcaaatatacatacagtggggggaaaaaatatttagtcagccatcaattgtgcatgttctcccacttaaaaagatgagagaggcctgtaattttcatcataggtacacgtcaactatgacagacaaattgagggaaaaaaattgtaggatttttaatgaatttatttgcaaattatggtggaaaataagtatttggtcacctacaaacaagcaagatttctggctctcacagacctgtaacttcttctttaagaggctcctctgtcctccactcgttacctgtattaatggcacctgtttgaacttgttatcagtataaatgacacctgtccacaacctcaaacagtcacactccaaactccactatggccaagaccaaagagctgtcaaaggacaccagaaacaaaattgtagacctgcaccaggctgggaagactgaatctgcaataggtaagcagcttggtttgaagaaatcaactgtgggagcaattattaggaaatggaagacatacaagaccactgataatctccctcgatctggggctccacgcaagatctcaccccgtggggtcaaaatgaacacaagaacggtgagcaaaaatcccagaaccacacggggggacctagtgaatgacctgcagagagctgggaccaaagtaacaaagcctaccatcagtaacacactacgccgccagggactcaaatcctgcagtgccagacgtgtccccctgcttaagccagtacatgtccaggcccgtctgaagtttgctagagtgcatttggatgatccagaagaggattgggagaatgtcatatggtcagatgaaaccaaaatagaacatttggtaaaaactcaactcgtcgtgtttggaggacaaagaatgctgagttgcatccaaagaacaccatacctactgtgaagcatgggggtggaaacatcatgctttgtggctgtttttctgcaaagggaccaggacgactgatccgtgtaaaggaaagaatgaatggggccatgtatcgtgagattttgagtgaaaacctccttccatcagcaagggcattgaagatgaaacgtggctgggtctttcagcatgacaatgatcccaaacacaccgcccgggcaacgaaggaagcatttcaaggtcctggagtggcctagccagtctccagatctcaaccccatggaaaatctttggagggagttgaaagtccgtgttgcccagcgacagccccaaaacatcactgctctagaggagatctgcatggaggaatgggcaaaaataccagcaacagtgtgtgaaaaccttgtgaagacttacagaaaatgtttgacctgtgtcattgccaacaaagggtatataacaaagtattgagaaacttttgttattgaccaaatacttattttccaccataatttgcaaataaattcataaaaaatcctacaatgtgatttttatggatttttttttctaattttgtctgtcatagttgacgtgtacctatgatgaaaattacaggcctctctcatctttttaagtgggagaacttgcacaattggtggctgactaaatactttttttctactAATGTTGATCTGGTTTAGCTGATAGCTTCCCATtctatcaaatatattttgacaaGATATATTTCCCAATATACTCGCTCACTGGACTGTTATGCTCCTCTACTACAATAATTATCCTCATCATGACAATAATTCTTGAACTCTCAGTAAACAGGATACATAGTTGATCCAAATGTTTGTATGTGTATCCCAGACAAAACAAATGTTGCTCCTAAATATTAATTGAGTTTCTTTAATGAACAATACTGCTAAGAAATGATGATGAGTGGCAAGTGTGGTGAGTGGGGTATTTGCTATGTTTGCGATGAGGAGGACAAAGTTCATTGTGGCTTTGTTTGAATGTTGCTCACCGTCTGGTATGCTGGGCCCTAGTGGTCAAACCGCTACAGCAGGGAGGGCCCCCTATTCAAGTTTTACTTAGGGCCCCAAAAAGGCTAGGTCCGgatctgactgcatgtgtgggtatggatgtcgGAATgtagacccgcgagccactgtgGCCCATcaagatgagttcagattttttgtggcccccactcccatcaaagttgcccatccttgCTCTACAGTAATAAAGAGAGGGTCTTAGAtcccaaagtagtgcactttataaggaatagtgtgccatttggtacACATTCTTGATCTTAGTTTCTCCCCTCGTAGCCCAGAGTGGTTGTTTCTAGGAAGTATCTACTGACCTCTGAATGACAGAGGGtttgtcacaaatggcaccctattccctatatagtgccctacttttgaccagagcactatgagCATGTCATTTGGGACCCCTCCAAATTGAAAAAGACTGGTGTTATTGAGACTGGTGTTGTTGTTGGCAGGATACAAAGGCAGATTGGATTGACCATTTGTAAAATAAAAACTTCCAATCCACTCTAGCAAATACATACATAACCAATCCAAACAAAACCACAAAAGTAAAAAGTCAACTATAGGCTTTCCCAGAGACATTTTCCTATTGGAAAATGTCTAATTAAGTTCAGTTTACTAGTTTGATAAGTCACTTTATGATTGATCTGTGGAAATGTAAGTAAttaactttgtgtgtgtgcgtgcatgtaagtaattaactttgtgtgtgtgcgtgcatgtgagtGTATGAGTGCGTGTACAGCTTTAACGTCTGTTAGTGTCTGCATCTGTGTCCCAGGCGGAAGGACAATGAGAGTATGAGTGTGAAGACGTTATGCCACCAGCCCCAGCAGCCCCTGGAGAACATCATGTTGTCAAACTACTCCTCCAACGAGTGTGTGATGGCTCCTCAGCCCTCTGAGGATGGGGTCCTGTTCGTTTGTGGCTGCCTGGGAGAACACGAGTGCAACGATAAGCTTATATTCGACAAGGGCTCCAATGGTAACAGCACTTGTTTTACTCTAGATCCAGGCACAGTGTACAGTACATGGTGCAACCAGAACATTTTAATTTGAAAGGGATTAATTTACAATTGTCTATtaatgtactcctgagtggcgcagtggtctaaggcactgcatcgcagtgctaactgtgccactagatcctggttcgaatccaggctctgtcgcagccggccgcgaccgggagactcatgggcggcgcacaattggcccagcgtcgtccggtgtaggggagggaatggccggcagggatgcagctcagttgatagagcatggtgtttgcaatgccagggttgtgtgttcgattcccacggggggccagtataaaaaaatatgtattcactaactgtaagtcgctctggataagagcgtctgctaaatgactaaaatgtaaatgtaaatgtaataaaaaatgcAACGTGAGGAAAAAATAGACATTTATAATGTAAATACAAAATGTAGTAGTAATGTATACTAACCTATGATCCGATTCCATGTTGTCTTCACTGTGTTTTTAACTGTGTCCTCAGGTTTTTCCAAGCTCAAGAGTAAAGATGTGATCCCAGTGGTGGTGATCAGCCTGGTCCCTCCCTTTTTAGTGGCTATCATCGCTACCATGGCTTTCTACCTGTACCGTACCAGACAGCCCGGCAAGCAGCCCAAAGACTGGGCTCCCAAACGCACACACTACCAGGTAGGTGGATATACCAGGTATGGGAAAATATAGgcagagtcccaaatggcaccctattccctacaacatagtgcactaattttgaccggAACCCAtaggtccctggtcaaaagtagtgcagtatatagggaatagggtgccatttgggacactgccaTAACCGACTGGAagctacagtacattactgtttGTGAAAAGGTGTAAAGTAATCCCTTATGGGATGGGTAGCTAAAGGCCACTTGATACGTAACTAAAAATATACTGAATTAATTCACCAGGCCTTGGACATCCCAGAGGGACTAAGTGGGGAGGCCATCACCGGCGGTGAGGACTGCCATTACAAGCTGTCAGCCATCAATAGCGACGCTACATCTGACATGTCTCCCGTCCGGGCCCATAACTTCAACCCCAACACAGAGCAGCTACCCATCCAGCTAGAAGCCTTGGTGGGGAAGGGGAGGTTTGCTGAGGTGTGGCGGGCCAGGCTTCACCACCAGGCAGCTGGTTCTCAGTATGAGACGGTGGCAGTGAAGGTGACGTGTCCCTCCCCATTTTTTCCTGTAGTGTTTTGTGTCATTTTCATGTGATATAACATTTTGAATAAATGTTTATTTGATTTAAAGATCTTCCCGTCTGTGGAGTATGTGTCCTGGAGCAACGAGAGGGCCATCTTCTCTGACGCCAACCTGGAGCATGACAACGTGGTTCAATTCCTGACAGCAGAGGAGCGAGGGCCCTCCGGCTCCCCTCAGAGGCAGTACTGGCTGGTCATGGCCTACCACGGCCTGGGAAACCTACAGGTTAGTTTGATTTtgctttgttttgtttattgctAGGTTGATTAAGTGTATATTGttgtgtaactcagttggtagagcatggcgtttgcaacaccaaggttgtgggttcgattcccacggggggccagtatgaaaatgtatgcactcactaactgtaagtcgctctggataagagcgtctgctaaatgactgaaatgtaaaatgttatatgGTGCAGTAGAAGACTAGAAAAGATAACtagtacattttattgtacataCAATTTCATAAAAATGTTGTCAAATAATCCTGTGCGGGATGGGTCACTAAATGTGTCATTCATgaattcattaattaattcattagGACTTCCTGGCGGGCCATGTGTTGAGCTGGGCTGAGCTGTGTGCTATGGCTGGGTCGGTGGCTCGAGGATTGGCCCACCTCCACAGTGACACCACCCCCTGTGGGATCCCCAAGGTGCCGGTGGCCCACCGTGATCTGAAGAGCAGCAACATCGTGGTGAAGAGCCGTAGAGAGTGTGCCCTCTGTGACTTTGGTCTGGCTCTGAGGCTGGACCTCTCCCTCACCGTGGATGACTTTGCCAACAGTGGCCAGGTAAGGTGGAACAGGTGAAATGCCCAGGGAACCTGTATCAGTGTTCCACTCTAGCTACAGCAACTAAGCAGTAGGCCTACGCATGCTGCCTTCTGACATAACTACAAGTATCTGAGAGAATTATTATGGAAAATTACCACATATTAAATTGTAGAGTCCTGGTTGAATGCCCCCTTGTATAAAAATTATGCTATATGAATGAAATGGTATTATAAAGCCGTGCTAAAACCAGAATGAATCAGCAGGCCCCTCATATATTGTTTATTTGTTTAAGCTACTGTCACTGTCCTTGTTGTCCAGGTGGGTACAGCTCGCTACATGGCCCCTGAGGTGTTGGAGTCCAGAGTGAATCTGGAGGATCTGGAGGCCTTTAAACAGATGGATGTCTACTCCATGGCCCTGGTCCTCTGGGAAATGGTGTCCCGCTGCGAAGTCATAGGAGGTACAATAAGCTATTATTTTATGGGCCGATTCAGGTGTAAATGTTCGTAATTCAGACTTTGATGAAAGTAGCATAGTCTATAAATGTAGAATAGATGATAAATAACAAAGGATTTACAGTGTGTTTCCTGTATTTTCATAGAGGTTAAGAGTTATGAGCTGCCGTTTGGCTCTAAGGTGTGTGACCAGCCGTGTGTGGACAGCATGAGGGACCTGGTCCTGAGGGACAGAGGCAGACCTGAGATACCCACCAGCTGGAAAACACATCAGGTAAACTGTGTGTTTGCGGGCATGCGCACGTGAGAGCGTGGTGAGGGAACTGGGTAGTCAGCACTTCTTGACAATgcagcttttaaaggcaatgttaccgtgTTCGCTGAGATCACATTCAAGGTAAACCCTGCAgatgtcggctcaattggaaattacgtTTAAATGTGAAGCGTGCTACAGCACGGTTTCAGATTGAATCCCAGCTTGAATGATAACATATGAT is a window from the Coregonus clupeaformis isolate EN_2021a chromosome 23, ASM2061545v1, whole genome shotgun sequence genome containing:
- the LOC121536986 gene encoding TGF-beta receptor type-2-like, whose protein sequence is MGCWRFSAVNIVLLSFCLPILSFTHISTNLCKWCDYSSPICEDSVCYTNCSLSSFCTLTEEICIAIWRKDNESMSVKTLCHQPQQPLENIMLSNYSSNECVMAPQPSEDGVLFVCGCLGEHECNDKLIFDKGSNGFSKLKSKDVIPVVVISLVPPFLVAIIATMAFYLYRTRQPGKQPKDWAPKRTHYQALDIPEGLSGEAITGGEDCHYKLSAINSDATSDMSPVRAHNFNPNTEQLPIQLEALVGKGRFAEVWRARLHHQAAGSQYETVAVKIFPSVEYVSWSNERAIFSDANLEHDNVVQFLTAEERGPSGSPQRQYWLVMAYHGLGNLQDFLAGHVLSWAELCAMAGSVARGLAHLHSDTTPCGIPKVPVAHRDLKSSNIVVKSRRECALCDFGLALRLDLSLTVDDFANSGQVGTARYMAPEVLESRVNLEDLEAFKQMDVYSMALVLWEMVSRCEVIGEVKSYELPFGSKVCDQPCVDSMRDLVLRDRGRPEIPTSWKTHQGMNLLCATITECWDHDPEARLTAHCVLERFGSLEEEMEQGGLDAVNNSQECPPFDTSPDSTGCDVDTLAPETDTERTLIPGKIGEIL